One stretch of Caldinitratiruptor microaerophilus DNA includes these proteins:
- the fliJ gene encoding flagellar export protein FliJ yields the protein MARFRFRLQRVLDLREQVVGVRRLALAAALAREREAREHLDALEGEMSRRLQDLAAREREGATVAELAPLRRYLERLGQEREQARTLLEAARAEVARRRDELVRARQEARVLERLRERRLQQHRQDELRSEQALADDLVQSRLQSPTQEV from the coding sequence TTGGCCCGGTTCCGGTTCCGCCTCCAGCGGGTGCTCGATTTGCGCGAGCAGGTCGTCGGGGTCCGCCGGCTCGCCCTCGCCGCTGCCCTGGCCCGGGAGCGCGAGGCCCGGGAGCACCTGGACGCCCTGGAGGGCGAGATGAGCCGGCGCCTGCAGGACCTGGCCGCCCGGGAGCGGGAGGGTGCCACGGTGGCGGAGCTGGCTCCGCTCCGGCGGTACCTCGAGCGGCTCGGGCAGGAGCGGGAGCAGGCCCGAACCCTCCTGGAGGCGGCCCGGGCGGAGGTGGCCCGGCGCCGGGACGAACTCGTCCGGGCGCGGCAGGAGGCGAGGGTGCTCGAGCGGCTGCGGGAACGCCGCCTGCAGCAGCACCGCCAGGACGAGCTAAGGTCCGAGCAGGCGCTGGCCGATGATCTTGTACAGAGCCGGCTCCAGAGCCCGACGCAGGAGGTGTAG
- a CDS encoding MotE family protein has product MGTPGKTADGAEPERGAQSRGSSAAQKTGSAPGATPPAGGALKTLAAPVAGPAPKPRRRRRWGLVVWTVVLVLLAGLGTAGWLYRRTLVARVASVPWVAGVLQRAGVQVEGLQPPPGPEDLLKAREEALAAREAAVAAREEAVQRQDAQLQAREQELKAREEALASREEELRQRQQELEASLETLRSGQQDADFAVDVFRSLPPKDAAAILAGLSDQNALYLLRRVGPDQAAGILREMDPERAARLTRNLLP; this is encoded by the coding sequence GTGGGCACGCCCGGGAAGACGGCGGACGGAGCGGAGCCCGAGCGCGGCGCCCAGTCCCGCGGGAGTTCCGCCGCCCAGAAGACGGGGTCCGCGCCCGGAGCGACCCCGCCGGCCGGCGGCGCGCTGAAGACCCTGGCCGCGCCCGTGGCGGGCCCGGCGCCGAAGCCCCGGCGCCGCCGGCGCTGGGGGCTCGTCGTGTGGACCGTGGTCCTGGTCCTGCTAGCCGGGCTGGGCACCGCAGGGTGGCTCTACCGCCGGACGCTCGTCGCCCGGGTGGCGTCCGTGCCCTGGGTGGCCGGCGTGCTGCAGCGGGCCGGCGTGCAGGTGGAGGGTCTGCAGCCTCCGCCGGGTCCGGAGGACCTGCTGAAGGCCCGGGAGGAGGCGCTCGCCGCCCGCGAGGCGGCGGTGGCTGCCCGGGAGGAGGCGGTCCAGCGCCAGGACGCCCAGCTGCAGGCGCGCGAGCAGGAGCTCAAGGCCCGCGAGGAGGCGCTGGCCTCCCGGGAGGAGGAGCTCCGGCAGCGCCAGCAGGAGCTCGAGGCGTCGCTCGAGACCCTCCGGAGCGGGCAGCAGGACGCCGACTTCGCGGTCGACGTGTTCCGCTCCCTGCCCCCGAAGGACGCCGCGGCGATCCTGGCCGGCCTTAGTGACCAGAACGCGCTCTACCTCCTGCGGCGGGTGGGCCCCGACCAGGCGGCGGGCATCCTGCGGGAGATGGACCCGGAGCGGGCCGCCCGGCTCACCCGGAACCTGCTTCCATGA
- a CDS encoding flagellar hook-length control protein FliK, with translation MSVEALLVALPDAAAAPAPGGRSPAAPAGARSGGDAAGGFRSVLRRSLERGTPAATPDGAAPPDGVPEGGDVPVEGNGDPGGGANPSPVLVMALVPALLAGSPVVPGTNGGVNLAEAVPAEAVATAAPAPGRVPDLLHGGGASAEVGGPLLPTSGPPPDGTPAGAAEGAAPPVASAAGDPPEQAAASPPDAPSVTPEDAARVGSGPHPRFGVPVRTPSSAGPAGDGPAIPAAVPAPGAGGEGHDPADGLRSRTVAPVRDGQVEQAAGTPGVATGRSARGPVEIPAGEPGESAGNVPEPAEAPPGQQLAAPPERPTSRSEPPGVALRPAESTPRATWADEPGGQTSEVRADEAAPGTRVHAGAPPLVGRPEPRPDGTAVAAAPMTWRQALAAADLSGQLAGAVREAHLRAEAGGPAEMRVRLEPPHLGEVTVRLTVHEGVVRAEILVARPEVKAALESQMGDLRQRLEQQGLEVGAFHVGVGGGEAQSRDPGSMPAPRWIGNGRLAAWKEPEPVRSAPDLVASPYSRWRLGHRLDRIV, from the coding sequence GTGTCGGTGGAAGCGCTTCTCGTCGCCCTTCCCGATGCCGCCGCGGCCCCCGCTCCGGGAGGGCGGTCCCCGGCGGCGCCGGCCGGCGCCCGGAGCGGCGGTGACGCTGCCGGCGGCTTCCGGAGCGTTCTCCGGCGCTCTCTGGAGAGGGGCACCCCGGCGGCGACTCCGGATGGTGCCGCACCGCCGGACGGGGTGCCGGAAGGCGGCGACGTCCCGGTGGAGGGGAACGGCGATCCCGGCGGGGGCGCGAACCCCTCGCCGGTGCTCGTCATGGCGCTCGTGCCGGCCCTTCTTGCGGGGTCTCCGGTCGTGCCGGGCACGAATGGCGGAGTGAACCTCGCGGAGGCAGTGCCCGCAGAGGCGGTGGCGACCGCCGCGCCTGCTCCCGGCCGCGTGCCCGACCTGCTGCACGGAGGCGGCGCAAGCGCGGAAGTCGGGGGTCCGCTTCTTCCCACCAGCGGTCCACCGCCGGACGGCACGCCGGCAGGAGCCGCAGAGGGCGCCGCGCCCCCGGTGGCTTCTGCCGCCGGCGACCCGCCGGAGCAAGCCGCCGCCTCGCCTCCGGACGCGCCGTCCGTGACGCCTGAAGACGCTGCCCGGGTCGGTTCCGGACCGCATCCGCGGTTCGGCGTACCGGTCCGAACGCCGTCCAGTGCGGGACCGGCGGGCGATGGCCCGGCGATCCCGGCCGCGGTTCCCGCCCCTGGGGCCGGCGGCGAGGGCCACGACCCGGCGGACGGCCTGCGCTCCCGGACCGTGGCTCCGGTCCGCGACGGCCAGGTCGAACAGGCGGCCGGCACGCCCGGCGTGGCGACCGGCCGGTCTGCCCGGGGGCCTGTGGAGATCCCGGCCGGAGAGCCCGGCGAGAGTGCCGGGAACGTGCCGGAGCCGGCGGAGGCGCCACCGGGCCAGCAGCTGGCTGCTCCTCCGGAGCGTCCCACGTCCCGGTCGGAGCCGCCCGGGGTTGCCCTGCGGCCGGCGGAGTCCACCCCCCGTGCCACCTGGGCGGACGAGCCCGGCGGCCAGACCAGCGAGGTGCGGGCCGATGAAGCGGCGCCCGGGACCCGGGTGCACGCAGGGGCACCGCCTCTGGTCGGCCGTCCGGAACCCCGTCCGGATGGTACCGCGGTGGCTGCCGCCCCCATGACCTGGCGCCAGGCCCTTGCTGCTGCGGACCTGTCGGGTCAGCTCGCCGGCGCCGTGCGGGAGGCCCACCTGCGGGCGGAAGCCGGCGGCCCGGCGGAGATGCGGGTGCGGCTCGAGCCGCCTCACCTCGGCGAGGTCACCGTGCGCCTGACCGTCCACGAGGGGGTCGTGCGGGCGGAGATCCTGGTGGCCCGCCCGGAGGTCAAGGCGGCCCTCGAGAGTCAGATGGGTGACCTGCGGCAGCGCCTCGAGCAGCAGGGGCTGGAGGTCGGCGCTTTCCACGTCGGGGTCGGCGGCGGGGAAGCCCAGAGCCGGGACCCGGGGTCCATGCCTGCACCCAGGTGGATCGGGAACGGGCGGTTGGCCGCGTGGAAGGAGCCGGAACCGGTCCGGTCCGCCCCGGATCTGGTGGCGTCCCCGTACTCCCGGTGGCGGCTGGGCCACCGGCTCGACCGGATCGTGTAA
- a CDS encoding flagellar hook assembly protein FlgD, with translation MNVTALGTGAGPGQRSGAVAGGSRLGKQEFLTLLITELRYQNPMEPMDTSEYMAQLAQFGTMEEIQNLGRLAARSYSASLLGRRVTAADSGGDTVTGTVVGVREAPDGSTRVRVQDGSREVEVDLGSIREITAAP, from the coding sequence GTGAACGTGACGGCGCTCGGGACCGGTGCAGGCCCGGGACAGAGGTCGGGAGCGGTGGCCGGGGGCAGCCGGCTGGGCAAGCAGGAGTTCCTGACCCTCCTCATCACCGAGCTGCGGTACCAGAACCCGATGGAACCCATGGACACCAGCGAGTACATGGCCCAGCTGGCCCAGTTCGGCACCATGGAGGAGATCCAGAACCTCGGCCGCCTGGCCGCCCGGTCGTACTCGGCCAGCCTCCTCGGCCGGCGGGTGACCGCCGCCGACTCCGGCGGGGACACCGTGACCGGCACGGTGGTGGGTGTCCGGGAGGCGCCCGACGGCAGCACGCGGGTGCGCGTGCAGGACGGTTCCCGGGAGGTCGAGGTCGACCTGGGCAGCATCCGTGAGATCACCGCCGCGCCGTGA
- a CDS encoding TIGR02530 family flagellar biosynthesis protein, with product MTERIFLGGGIPPVTPPAAPSGQPERTRPGEAAAQPDFRSVLDQATRSIRLSAHAAERLRQSGRPLSPAEVEKVGEAVDRAAAKGARESLILLRDLALVVSIPNRTVITAVAGERMKENVFTQIDSAVIVS from the coding sequence GTGACCGAACGGATCTTCCTGGGCGGGGGCATCCCGCCCGTGACTCCGCCGGCGGCGCCTTCCGGCCAGCCGGAGCGGACCCGGCCCGGGGAGGCCGCGGCGCAGCCCGACTTCCGGTCCGTGCTCGACCAGGCCACCCGCTCCATCCGCCTCTCCGCTCACGCCGCCGAGCGGCTGCGCCAGAGCGGACGGCCCCTGAGCCCCGCCGAGGTCGAGAAGGTGGGGGAGGCGGTCGACCGGGCGGCGGCGAAGGGCGCCCGGGAGTCCCTCATCCTGCTGCGGGACCTGGCGCTGGTGGTGAGCATCCCGAACCGGACGGTCATCACGGCCGTGGCCGGCGAGCGGATGAAGGAGAACGTCTTCACGCAGATCGACAGCGCGGTGATCGTCTCCTGA
- a CDS encoding flagellar hook protein FlgE yields the protein MMRSMFAGVVGLQAHQIRMDVIGNNIANVNTTGFKASRATFYDLLSQTLRSASRPQNQRGGTNPMQIGLGVGLASIVPSMTPGAPQVTGRNTDMAITGDGFFVLRGPTGGQVYSRDGNFLVDPEGYLTNAQGLRVMGWTAQNGQIDTTGPVDVIRLPSRDTMLPAKSTSKVAVKGNLDMSATSNTSITVPLVIYDQAGTAHTLNLVMTKTATLHEWSYTINPPSGANFGPVAGGTDLTKVDGTITFSATGSVQSVTGDATGPLTFRPPGGTTADEFTFTFDFASLTEFSGDTTITQSEDLTTLEKGYPAGTFEGFSVDSSGVLTGHYSNGLSEPIAQVALALFSNPSALESRGGYWVESNNSGNARLGAPGIGGRGAIQPGALEMSNVDLATEFTNMITTQRGYQANSRLITTADELLQELVNLKR from the coding sequence ATGATGCGCTCCATGTTCGCCGGCGTCGTGGGCCTGCAGGCCCACCAGATCCGGATGGACGTGATCGGCAACAACATCGCCAACGTGAACACGACCGGCTTCAAGGCGAGCCGGGCCACGTTCTACGACCTGCTGAGCCAGACCCTCCGCTCCGCCTCGCGCCCGCAGAACCAGCGGGGCGGCACGAACCCGATGCAGATCGGCCTGGGCGTGGGCCTGGCCTCGATCGTCCCCAGCATGACCCCGGGCGCCCCGCAGGTGACCGGCCGCAACACGGACATGGCCATCACGGGCGACGGCTTCTTTGTCCTGCGCGGGCCGACGGGTGGTCAGGTCTACAGCCGGGACGGCAACTTTCTCGTGGACCCGGAGGGGTACCTGACCAACGCCCAGGGACTGCGGGTGATGGGCTGGACGGCGCAGAACGGGCAGATTGACACGACCGGCCCGGTCGATGTGATCCGGCTACCTTCGCGTGACACCATGCTGCCGGCGAAGAGCACGAGCAAGGTGGCGGTGAAGGGGAACCTGGACATGTCGGCGACCAGCAACACCTCGATCACCGTTCCCCTCGTGATCTACGATCAGGCAGGTACGGCGCACACCCTCAACCTCGTCATGACGAAGACCGCCACCCTGCATGAGTGGTCGTACACGATCAACCCGCCGAGCGGGGCCAACTTCGGGCCGGTGGCCGGAGGCACGGATCTTACCAAGGTTGACGGTACCATCACCTTCTCGGCGACCGGGTCCGTCCAGTCCGTGACCGGCGACGCGACAGGGCCCCTGACCTTCAGGCCGCCGGGCGGTACCACTGCCGACGAGTTCACGTTCACCTTTGACTTCGCGTCGCTCACGGAGTTCAGCGGCGACACCACGATCACCCAGTCCGAGGACCTGACGACCTTGGAGAAGGGCTACCCCGCCGGCACCTTCGAGGGCTTCAGCGTCGACAGCTCGGGCGTCCTCACCGGGCACTACTCGAACGGCCTGTCCGAGCCGATCGCCCAAGTGGCGCTGGCGCTCTTCTCCAACCCGTCGGCCCTGGAGAGCCGGGGCGGGTACTGGGTGGAGTCGAACAACTCCGGCAACGCCCGCCTGGGCGCGCCCGGGATCGGCGGCCGGGGCGCGATCCAGCCCGGCGCGCTGGAGATGTCGAACGTCGACCTCGCCACGGAGTTCACGAACATGATCACGACGCAGCGCGGGTACCAGGCCAACTCCCGGCTCATCACCACGGCCGACGAGCTGCTCCAGGAGCTCGTCAACCTCAAGCGGTGA
- a CDS encoding flagellar FlbD family protein: MIRVTRLRAREEIVVNADLIETVESTPDTVITLTNGHKIIVQESPDEIVRRVVEYKRAILGPRGPDGSVSGP; this comes from the coding sequence GTGATCCGTGTGACCCGTCTCAGGGCCCGGGAGGAGATCGTGGTGAACGCGGACCTCATCGAGACCGTCGAATCCACCCCGGACACGGTGATCACGCTCACGAACGGGCACAAGATCATCGTCCAGGAGTCCCCGGACGAGATCGTACGCCGGGTGGTGGAGTACAAGCGGGCCATTCTGGGCCCGCGCGGCCCGGATGGCTCCGTCTCCGGCCCGTGA
- a CDS encoding motility protein A has translation MDLATFLGIVAGTALYIWAIGQGGSLLNFWNLPSLAITLGGTLAATLINYPLSRLVGMVGVAKNAFFHRPVDPNETIATLTEFAEKARREGLLALEESVDQLEDDFLRKGLQLVVDGTDPELVRSILETELAFLEERHRAGAAIFDTMGMLAPAFGLIGTLIGLVNMLKNANDPEKIGPGMAVALLTTFYGAMLANFLFIPIAGKLRVRSAEEILNREVMIEGILSIQAGDNPRIVAEKLRSFLAPSQRATRRRDEEGEEA, from the coding sequence GTGGACCTCGCAACCTTTCTCGGCATCGTGGCCGGTACGGCGCTCTACATCTGGGCCATCGGCCAGGGTGGGAGCTTGCTCAACTTCTGGAACCTCCCGTCGCTGGCCATCACCCTCGGCGGCACCCTGGCGGCGACCCTGATCAACTACCCGCTCAGCCGGCTCGTCGGCATGGTCGGGGTGGCCAAGAACGCCTTCTTCCACCGGCCAGTCGACCCGAACGAAACCATCGCCACACTGACCGAGTTCGCCGAGAAAGCGCGCCGCGAGGGCCTCTTGGCGCTCGAGGAGTCCGTCGACCAGCTCGAGGACGACTTCTTGCGCAAGGGCCTCCAGCTGGTGGTCGACGGCACGGATCCCGAGCTGGTGCGCAGCATCCTCGAGACCGAGCTGGCCTTCCTGGAGGAGCGGCACCGGGCCGGAGCGGCCATCTTCGACACCATGGGCATGCTCGCCCCGGCGTTCGGGCTCATCGGCACCCTGATCGGTCTGGTGAACATGCTGAAGAACGCAAACGACCCGGAAAAGATCGGCCCGGGCATGGCGGTCGCCCTGCTGACCACGTTCTACGGGGCGATGCTGGCGAACTTCCTGTTCATCCCCATCGCCGGGAAGCTGCGGGTGCGCAGCGCCGAGGAGATCCTCAACCGGGAGGTCATGATCGAGGGGATCCTGTCGATCCAGGCCGGCGACAACCCGCGGATCGTCGCGGAGAAGCTCCGTTCCTTCCTTGCTCCGTCGCAGCGGGCCACCCGGCGCCGGGACGAGGAAGGGGAGGAGGCCTGA
- a CDS encoding OmpA family protein gives MVRRDRQQRHEVPSGSPPWMMTYGDMMTQILAFFVLLFSYSTLDLQKYRAAMASLTGALGILPGGTSILQGPLVPSEEPKPPPVPPGVRGEEPGELERLAGQVREALEKSGYGGRFELVEDEDRLVVRFPETVLFDSGQAELHPESLPALDAVAEVLRRVPNRVRVEGHTDTDPISNFRFPSNWELSTARAGRVVRYFVDTYGLDPRRFESAGLGEYRPIAPNDTPENKQKNRRVDIVILSSRPAGQAGQATPNR, from the coding sequence GTGGTGCGGCGCGATCGCCAGCAGAGGCACGAGGTGCCGTCGGGTTCGCCTCCCTGGATGATGACCTACGGGGACATGATGACGCAGATCCTCGCCTTCTTCGTCCTTCTCTTCTCGTACTCGACCCTCGACCTGCAGAAGTACCGGGCGGCGATGGCGTCGCTGACCGGGGCCCTCGGCATCCTGCCGGGCGGCACCTCGATCCTGCAGGGCCCGCTGGTCCCGTCGGAGGAGCCCAAGCCGCCTCCGGTGCCGCCGGGAGTTCGCGGCGAGGAGCCGGGGGAGCTGGAGAGGCTCGCGGGCCAGGTGCGTGAGGCGCTCGAGAAGAGTGGGTACGGCGGACGGTTCGAGCTCGTCGAGGACGAGGACCGCCTCGTCGTGCGTTTCCCGGAGACCGTGCTGTTCGATTCCGGACAGGCGGAGCTGCACCCCGAGTCGCTGCCGGCCCTGGACGCCGTGGCCGAGGTCCTCCGGCGGGTGCCGAACCGGGTGCGGGTGGAGGGCCACACCGACACCGATCCCATCTCGAACTTCCGCTTCCCCTCCAACTGGGAGCTGTCCACGGCGCGGGCCGGGCGTGTGGTGCGGTACTTCGTGGACACGTACGGGCTGGACCCCCGCCGGTTCGAGTCGGCAGGCCTCGGGGAGTACCGGCCGATCGCCCCCAACGACACGCCCGAGAACAAGCAGAAGAATCGCCGGGTCGACATCGTGATCCTCAGCAGCCGTCCCGCCGGACAGGCAGGGCAGGCGACACCGAACAGGTAG
- a CDS encoding flagellar basal body-associated FliL family protein, which translates to MKGRFAWILGGIVLLVLAGGVAAGVAIAVVGRQAGGNAPAAAQSAPKPGEGREVSLGQFTTNLAERGAAVQISFVFLVAGEKEAARVEAAKSELRDAILGLLRDKKSADLAGAQGKDRLAAEVRARANEVLGEPIVSRVLITEMLAQP; encoded by the coding sequence TTGAAGGGACGTTTCGCTTGGATCCTCGGTGGGATCGTGCTTCTCGTGCTCGCGGGCGGCGTCGCCGCCGGGGTGGCGATCGCCGTGGTGGGCCGGCAGGCCGGGGGGAACGCGCCGGCAGCCGCCCAGTCCGCTCCGAAGCCGGGCGAGGGCCGTGAGGTCTCCCTCGGGCAGTTCACCACCAACCTGGCCGAGCGCGGCGCGGCGGTCCAGATCTCCTTCGTGTTCCTGGTGGCGGGGGAGAAGGAGGCCGCCCGGGTCGAGGCGGCGAAGTCCGAGCTCCGGGACGCGATCCTGGGCCTCCTGCGGGACAAGAAGTCGGCCGACCTGGCCGGGGCACAGGGGAAGGACCGCCTGGCCGCCGAAGTCCGGGCCAGGGCGAACGAGGTGCTCGGCGAGCCGATCGTCAGTCGCGTGCTCATCACCGAGATGCTGGCACAGCCGTGA
- the fliM gene encoding flagellar motor switch protein FliM, which yields MAEILTQAEIDALIASLMAEEAKQPQGGAPPAEAAAHRRLRLYDFRRPDKFSKDQLRSLQVIHENFARLLTTFFTASFRTVVQIVIGSVDQGTYGEFIRAVNNPSVLCPFRLPPLDGTCVLDVSPVVAFPMIDRMFGGPGSSLPKARELTDIEQTVMMRIIRGILRALQEAWENLVAVEPEPLGIENNPIFVQVASANEIVVTVAVDVRVGEHVGVITLCFPYVTLEPILDRLTSHNWFGTGPRQPTAADRQALEKRLARTRVPVTVELGRAELTVRELLDLAVGDVVVLDRRVGEACTVFVGDQPKFTAVPGTVRGRLAAQVRARLPGEEPQEDER from the coding sequence GTGGCCGAGATCCTGACGCAGGCCGAGATCGACGCGCTGATCGCCTCCCTGATGGCCGAAGAGGCCAAGCAGCCGCAGGGCGGTGCCCCGCCGGCCGAGGCGGCAGCCCACCGCCGGCTCCGGCTCTACGACTTCCGCCGCCCGGACAAGTTCTCGAAAGACCAGCTCCGGAGCCTGCAGGTCATCCACGAGAACTTCGCCCGGCTCCTGACCACGTTCTTCACCGCCAGTTTCCGCACGGTGGTCCAGATCGTGATCGGCTCCGTGGACCAGGGGACTTACGGGGAGTTCATCCGAGCCGTCAACAACCCCTCGGTCCTGTGCCCTTTCCGGCTCCCGCCCCTGGACGGGACGTGCGTGCTCGACGTGAGCCCGGTGGTCGCCTTCCCCATGATCGACCGCATGTTCGGCGGGCCGGGGTCGTCCCTGCCGAAGGCGCGGGAGCTGACGGACATCGAGCAAACGGTCATGATGCGGATCATCCGCGGCATCCTGCGAGCCCTGCAGGAGGCGTGGGAGAACCTCGTCGCCGTCGAACCAGAGCCGCTGGGGATCGAGAACAACCCCATCTTCGTTCAGGTGGCGTCCGCCAACGAGATCGTGGTCACGGTGGCAGTCGACGTCCGGGTGGGGGAGCACGTGGGCGTCATCACCCTGTGCTTCCCGTACGTCACGCTGGAGCCCATCCTGGACCGGCTCACGAGCCACAACTGGTTCGGCACGGGTCCCCGCCAGCCCACCGCCGCGGACCGGCAGGCGCTCGAGAAGCGCCTGGCGCGGACCCGGGTGCCCGTGACCGTCGAGCTCGGCCGGGCGGAGCTCACCGTGCGCGAGCTTCTCGACCTGGCGGTCGGGGACGTGGTGGTCCTCGACCGGCGGGTCGGGGAGGCGTGCACGGTGTTCGTGGGCGACCAGCCCAAGTTCACGGCCGTCCCGGGTACCGTCAGGGGTCGCCTGGCGGCACAGGTGAGGGCACGGCTGCCGGGAGAGGAGCCGCAGGAAGATGAGCGCTGA
- the fliN gene encoding flagellar motor switch protein FliN: protein MSAEHLSQEEIDALLRGHAAGADWSPVRSALAAALSRAWEGAKALFGVPVQVGELEVREVAGAEATAALGGGDAVWARIPLDDGAAYAYVLLDRPLALGLVAAALGTEPEADLSATGAGVLSEILSQLSGRTLADVLVEAGWSAQVGGVEVLGPDQAPSQESLVGFVHTVDAGTARGSVMLALPAAVARRLRGGLEPEAPAAPPAGAGATPRSAPAPGPSSAPAPPREAAGASGPETGRPAATPPTVAYQPAQFPELSPSAAAPPVRNLDLLLDVTLQVTVELGRTTKQIRDVLELGPGAVIELEKLAGEPVDVLVNGKRIARGEVVVVDEHFAVRITDIVSPVERAGSLGRQGSG, encoded by the coding sequence ATGAGCGCTGAACACCTGTCCCAGGAGGAGATCGACGCCCTGCTGCGAGGGCACGCGGCAGGCGCCGACTGGTCCCCGGTTCGCTCCGCCCTGGCCGCCGCGCTCTCGCGTGCCTGGGAGGGCGCCAAGGCGCTGTTCGGCGTGCCGGTGCAGGTCGGCGAGCTCGAGGTGCGGGAGGTGGCGGGCGCGGAGGCGACCGCTGCGCTGGGCGGCGGTGACGCCGTGTGGGCCCGGATTCCCCTCGACGACGGCGCCGCGTACGCCTACGTGCTGCTGGACCGGCCCCTGGCCCTGGGCCTCGTGGCCGCCGCTCTGGGCACGGAACCGGAGGCGGACCTCTCGGCGACGGGCGCCGGGGTCCTGTCCGAGATCCTGAGCCAGCTCTCCGGGCGGACTCTGGCCGACGTCCTCGTCGAGGCCGGCTGGAGCGCCCAGGTGGGCGGTGTCGAGGTTCTCGGCCCGGATCAGGCACCTTCTCAGGAGTCCCTGGTGGGCTTCGTGCACACGGTCGACGCCGGTACGGCCCGCGGCTCGGTGATGCTCGCGCTGCCCGCCGCCGTGGCGCGCCGCCTGCGCGGCGGCCTGGAGCCGGAGGCGCCCGCTGCGCCGCCGGCCGGAGCCGGGGCCACCCCGCGCTCCGCCCCTGCACCGGGGCCGTCCTCCGCGCCGGCACCGCCCCGGGAGGCGGCGGGCGCCTCCGGACCCGAGACCGGGCGGCCGGCCGCCACACCCCCGACGGTGGCCTACCAGCCGGCCCAGTTCCCCGAGCTGAGCCCGTCGGCCGCGGCGCCCCCGGTCCGCAACCTGGACCTCCTGTTGGACGTGACCCTGCAGGTCACGGTGGAGCTCGGCCGCACCACCAAGCAGATCCGGGACGTGCTCGAACTGGGGCCCGGCGCGGTGATCGAACTGGAGAAGCTGGCCGGCGAGCCGGTGGACGTGCTGGTCAACGGCAAGCGCATCGCCCGCGGCGAGGTCGTGGTCGTGGACGAGCACTTCGCCGTCCGCATCACCGACATCGTCAGCCCTGTGGAGCGGGCAGGCTCGCTCGGCCGGCAGGGGTCCGGCTGA
- a CDS encoding flagellar biosynthetic protein FliO has protein sequence MEIVIQIATFLLLFLLVVAAAYLASRALAGGAGRVGGGRLLRVVEALPVGRDRLLVLVEVGDRYLLVGSAPGGVSLVQVLEGDAARELAGRLRAGPAGTLSPDAFRRLLDRWLRRGGPGEGTP, from the coding sequence ATGGAGATCGTGATCCAGATCGCGACCTTCCTCCTGCTCTTCCTGCTCGTCGTCGCTGCCGCCTACCTGGCGTCCCGGGCGCTCGCCGGAGGTGCCGGCCGCGTGGGCGGTGGCCGCCTGCTGCGGGTGGTGGAGGCCTTGCCCGTGGGGCGGGATCGCCTGCTGGTCCTGGTCGAGGTGGGAGACCGCTACCTCCTCGTGGGGTCTGCCCCCGGCGGGGTGAGCCTCGTGCAGGTCCTGGAGGGCGATGCCGCCCGGGAACTGGCGGGCCGCCTGCGTGCCGGCCCAGCAGGTACCCTGTCCCCCGACGCCTTCCGCCGTCTCCTGGACCGCTGGCTGCGCAGGGGCGGTCCGGGGGAGGGGACACCGTGA